The Dioscorea cayenensis subsp. rotundata cultivar TDr96_F1 chromosome 8, TDr96_F1_v2_PseudoChromosome.rev07_lg8_w22 25.fasta, whole genome shotgun sequence genome segment TCCCTGCCCTTCAATTGGTGCCTTGCTCCCAGTCTTGGCTGGCAATCCAACCATTCACATCATCCCGCAAAACTGGATCACTCCTGCTGCTTTGCTTTGCTGGCTTCTCATGGGGCGAATTTACACACTCCCTCATTATTTCTTCGGGGTCGTGAGCTCGCCAGATATATCATGAAGTGTCTGTTAAATTTTGGCTTTCTGTTTTACGCTAGTTTTTGTTGCTTTGCATCTTTTCTTCACTGCTGTTACTCCTAGTTTCCTGGACTTTGTTatcattttcttaataaaatccTTCAGGTATCTTTCTATAAAAAATCTATAGCACAAGAAGGTGAATTTCAAACACAGCTTATAGCACAACAAGTTTTCACACAAATTTGGCGcacaaaattaataacaaaattcaGGGAGGAATATGTTAAAAACCCACTAATTCATCACCGTAACACAAGAAGGTTTCACACAAAGAGATGCGACTGAAAACATAAATAACCAGTTGATACTCATAAAATCTATAGCTAATAAATCCAAACAGATAAAAGGAAACAATGTTTTAGGCTGAACTTCAAAACTGCTAGAAAGGCTATTCGAATGATTTTGGTATATTTCAATCGGAGCCTCACTTGAAGCACTTGGCATCCAAAAGGGCCTCACCCTCAAAGGGTTCCTGATCCTCAATCATGGCATTGACACGTTCTTTCTGAGTCTCATCAGTTATATCAACTTTGGTCCATTCATAAAGTTCCATGTCATAGCACTCGTCGAGCACAAATTGGGGGATCTCCTTTCCACGGAACAGCCACAGGCCCTTCACCTTAAATGGTGGCTGTGAACCAATGACAAGCATCTTCCCAAATGCATACTTGCGAGCCAGATCCATCCGCTGCAAAAATCCACTGACCTTGTTCAAGGTCACAAATGAAACCGTGTTCTCATCATTGTACTTGTAGTTGCAGAACCACAGCGAGTATCCTTCTGGATCATACATCTCCCAAAACCCTGAACATGCGAGAAAAAACACATCAGCCTGGATTGGATTACTAATTCTAATACTTCAGGAAAACATGGAGATTAAAATAAAGTACCTCCAATGGCCACCTCACGGAAGTtagattttgtgtttgaataaAGCCTCTTCCACTCATCCAATATCATCTTACTTGGGGGCAACAGGTCAAGTGGATTCTTTTGCCTTTGGTTTTGgtgcctcttcttcatcttcagcaACAGCTTCAACTTTTTGGTTTTGCAGGCTCTTTTGGGGGcttctttcttggtttctttctttgcttcttttggctTCGCAGCCTCTTTGGGCTGAGCAGGCTTCTTTTGAGACTGAATAGGACAAACAGATTCAGCCTGCTTTACCTCACCTATCACCTTAAGGAAGTTTGGCTGGTTAACCAAAGTCCAGAAGTATCTTTCAACATGAGGAAACTCTGATGTAAAACTCTTTGTCATCACCCTAGCAAAGCCCACATACAAATTGCATGTCATGATAATATCAGCAAGAGTAATGCTGTGTCCAACCAGGTATGTATTGGCGGCAAGATGAACATTCAAAGCCCCAAGTGCCCTCTTCAAAGCAGCTTTTGCAGCTTCCTCAGCCCTAAACAAAGAAACATCATGTGGGCAAAAGAACTGATAGGGATGACCAGTCAGAGAGAAGAAAGGCACCAAGGTTTCATGTTTTAAACTAACCGGAGGAAGATACGGGAGATATCCAAGCCTTGGATAATACCAGTGTGCAATGCTCTGATCAATCTCAGTCGTTGCAAAAGTCAATCCATTGCTCAATGTGGGCCTGAAACAACATGAACAAGGTGCATGATTAACAGAATACTACttaaaacaagaataatatTCCAATAAATATCTTACATATTCAATTAGTGAGGATCCATGAAGAGGATTGTCAGCCTTTGAACGTACAActaaaaccaaacaagaagCAAATGTCAtaaatttggaagaaaaaaaaaatcagcagcAGCAGATATGATAACTTCTCATACCATAGCGTGCTATTGCATTGCTCTCAAATACAGGACCATCAGGAGTCTCCAGAACAGGAACCTGAATGAGCAAAAACCCAGTTGGAAGGGGGAAAAAAGAATGCTAGAAGCCTACTCACTGAAATTGACCACCATAAAAGGTTAATACCTTCCCCATGGGGTTCATCTTAATAAATTCAGGAGTTTTATTGGAAACTCCCATTTCAAAATTCTTCACAAGTTCAACCTTGACCCCACTGTACTCAGCTGCTATAAGTGCCTTGAAAGCATTCTTGTTGCCAGTTCCAGCATGCAATacctacaaagaaaataaaatatataagaattgATCATTGTAATATACAAGAAAATGCTCAAGGGTCCATTACAAAtccaatcaaaatcaaacaGAACAGCCATTCTAGATGTCGCTGTGAATATACAATGGAAACCCTCAGTAAAGAGCTGTACAAAATGCCTAATAATATTGCAAAAGTAAACAAGACAATCATAATGATGTAATTGGCAAACAGAAAATTACATCTGACCCTTATTATAACCTGAATTGCAATCCTCCAAACACCTCACTATtaactaacaaaaaaaagttaaatcatGTCCATTTATTTGGGCCAAATCCAATAATAATAGGGGGAAAAAGCAATTGATTGCAACCTATATTTAGAAAACTTCTGTTGGAACAACCTCACTAACAACTAGATATAATGAAAAGAATAGGCCAGAGAGAAGCCAAAAGAGGGGGAAAAACTCTAGCCTATACCAATCAACCAGGACAACATTTATAAAAGTCCATAAAAcacaatttcataaaaattctagcaaaaaaatcaaaatagaaaaacaagcATCGAATCTACCAGGGAAACCACTAACGCAATATCAAAGAAGTTCCAATTGTGTTCAAGAACATATTCGTTCAACATACTCAGAAGTTCCAATCAACATAAATCAAACTTccataaatgaataatttaggaaagaaacacaaagaaaacacaaaacaaaagaaaaagacgTGAACATACTACTCTAAGAATCAAATGTGGGCTGATACACCCACCACATAAACAGCATTGGCACATAAATTAACGAAGAAAAGCACATACATTTACAATCATAACAAACACAAATTGGCCAAATTAAGATTGATTATAGCCGGGCATATTGTTCACCGAATGTGTCAGTGaacaccaattaaaaaaaaaacactgaacaactccaaacaaaagaaaattcaacGATCTAAGTTGCGAACACGCAGGCTCCGAACAAAGAAAGGATGAAAAGAGAAACTGAATCTATACCAGCGCCATGGGATCCGATTATGCTGCTCTCGCGCTTCAACTATTGAATCTGGAAGAAAACACAAAGACAAACCTGAGAAAAAAGAGATCGAAAAGGAGGAAACAAGACTGAATCGAAGGAGAAGAGAAGCGATAGAGTGGAACATACAGCGAGGGAGAGCGAAATCGGCGCCCACGAGCAACTAGGGTTTTCCGCgaaggagaaagagagagtgCCCTCCCAGCAGGTGTTTTATAGTGCAATCctattatactaaacccctggATTTCCCTTTATTCACCAACATGCCACTCGCTCTTTGGATATTAATTTAAGCCttcgttttaatttttaaaaattgagcatgtatttaactatttatgagttgtttttattatttagttggCGTGttttaatagataaattattttttatgataattttatgcAGTAAACTCATAAGACCTGTGCGTTTATATTCAAATGTTTCACTTCTCTCAGAGCTCTTTGCTTTGGAGAAGAAGTACGCCATTCTACTCAGAGACTTCGCTGAAGCACGAGCCATCTCCCATGGTGAAGCTCTCCACTCTCGCATCCTCAAGACAATCCCCAACCCAGACCTCTTCCTCTGTAATAGCCTCATCAACATGTACTCCAAGTGTGGGTTTGTGCAGAATGCTCGCAGGGTGTTTGACGAAATGCCTGAACGAGACGTTATCTCGTGGAACACCATCATTGATGGGTATTTTCTTGCTGAGATGTTTCCATATGTGTTACAGTTCTTTAGGTGCATGTTGCATTCCGGGGTAGCTCTGGATGAATTCAGCTTCACAAGTATTTGTAGGAGTTGCCTTGCTTTGGAGGCCTTTGGTAATGGATTGGCTGTTCATTGTTTGGTGATCAAGTGTGGTTTTGGTGGCAACGCTTTTGTTGCGAATGGGCTTGTTGAAGTTTACGCTAAATGTCACTTCTTGAGAGAATCTTTGAAAGTTTTTGTTGATGTAGAACACAAAGACATTGTCTTGGTTAACACTCTGATTGGTTTGCTTGCGAAAGCTGGGAATTTTGAAGAAGCTTTCTTGATATTCTTGGATAATGTTCTGATTGCATCTATGTGGCCTGAAAGAGCTacttttttgttaatttgttgaGTGGGATTGATCGCTATGAATTTTTTGAGAGAAGGGATGCAAATCCATGGTTTGATAGTGAAGTTTGGGTTTGAGGCCGATGGTGCTGTGGAGAATTCTCTTGTGATGATGTATTCTAGTTGTGATCATGTAGATGAGGGCCTTTTGCTTTGTTGATTCAATCAGGAAGCAAAAAATCCAAGGTCATGGACCACTATGATTAAGGGATACGCAAAACCTCGGATGGTATCAAGAGGCCATTAACACCTTCCTGTGGATTTACTGTGAAGGTAAGATGATAGATAATGTATTATTAGCCTGTGTTCTTAGTGTTGCAGCTGATTATGAGTGCTTGCAAATTGGCAATCAACTTCATGCTACTGTGCTTAAGTTGAAATGTGAATCAAATCCTTATATAGTCCATGCTTTGATTGATATGTATGCAAAGTGTCGGTCTATGGGAGATGCTCTGAAACTGTTTCAACAGATTGGTGGTAATCGGATTCAGCTTTCGTGGACTATAATGATATCTGGTTATGTTCATAATGGATCCTCTGCAAAAGCTCTCCAATTTTTCTACAACATGAACAGAGAAGAAGCCATTTCTGCTGATTCTGTTGCATGTGTCAGTGTTCTCATGGGATGCACTGATTTGCAGGCTATTGATCAAGGTGAACAAGTTCATACTTTTGTGATAAAATCAGGTTATGAAGCTGACATCTTAGTCCAGACTGCATTGTTTTCTCTCTATTCCAACTGTGGTAGCTTGTATGAAACTGCAGGCCTTTTTAGAACAGGGATGAGACATGACCTTGTTTCATGGACTGCGTTACTTTCATCTTATGCAAAGCATGGATATAGTGAAGTAGCTTTATTGTGTCTTGTTAGAATGCTCAAAGATGGGTTCAAACCAAAACCAATTTACTCTGGCAAGTGCTTTAACTGCTGCTTCTAGAGCAACATCAACACAAACTGGGAAGGTACTTCATGCTCTTGTTATAAAAACAGGACTAGACACCAACACTTCTGTTGGTAGTGCTCTTATAGACATGTACTCAAAATGCGGAGACATTGGGAGTGCAATCAGTTACTCAAAGGGTCTTCAAAGTGTGATATTTTCTCATGGAATGCCTTGTTAACAGGACATGCTCAGCATGGAAATGTGACTGAGCTTCTGAGCATTTTTGAGGAAATGCTCAATCATGAGCTGAAGCCTGATAGCATTACATTTCTTGCTATTCTTAATGGTTGCAGCCATGGTGGTTTTTGTTGACAAGTTGTTGCACTATTACAACATGATGCAAGATAAGTATGGTATCAGACCAAAAGGTCGAGCACCGCACCTGTGTTGTTGATGCTCTCATTCGTGCTAATCTGTTCAAAAGAGGCAGTAAACTTTATCCAGGGAACCGGGTGCAAAGCTGGTCCTGAAATACTGAGGGTTTTCATCAGTTCTTGTGCAACTGCAGGGCTTGTTCAGTTAGGTTTGGCCGCAGCTGCAAGGATGGTTGTTTCAGGTTTAACCAATAATTCAGCTCATGTGCTGTTGTCTAATCTATATGCACTTGATGAGAAATGGATTGATGCAAGACGGATCAGAGAAGCAGCACAAACCGATCATACATACATCAAAGAAGCTGGTAAGAGTTGGATTTCATGTTAACTTGATATACTAAACATATATCACTATTAAACCAAAGACCATTGTACTCTTCATTGACATGAAAGAAGATCTATTTAACCATAGCCCCACTGTTTGGAATATCCGGATCAGAAACCTAAAACATGTTATAGATTCTGGTTTACATAAAAAGAACAGCGTAGTTTGCACAACAACTGATCTTTAAGAGAGAATTGCTAAGAAGACATCCAATTGATTCACCGATTCTCTGGCTTTAGGACTCCACAGCCTATTTCTTCTGAGAGTTGCTATCAAGCTCATTCTTCAACTGCAACGAGAAATCATcattcacatcatcatcatcccaatCATCCTCCCATTGCTGCAAGGTTTCTTTGCCTTCTTTGTCATCCCACTCTGCAAAATTTATGCAAAATGATGCTTACTTATTCCAGCCAACAGATTCAGAGTAGCTACTTGTTTCtgatcattacttcttcatgaAAGCCAATAACAAGAAGTTAAATGGTTGCCAATAAATAATGTTAAGTTGACAGGCTTTGGAAGCCAAGAACATTAGAAATTCAAAATCATCTTCTTAACAAGCATGTGTAAACTATAGATAATTAATAcgtatcaataaaaaaataccaattTTTGTGATGTCTAGGTTGTGTACAAACATCAATACAAGATAACCGATATCTCGAACAAGTCATACTCGAGAtaacaattttttctttttctcttttttttttttgacaaagtggCGACAAGCaccgttttatttttttttgcattgtgcACCTTGAGACCTCCTCAATCACAGCAGATAGGAAACACTAGGTCTGTGCCTTAGTTCCTCTCCGGATTACGAagtgtgtttggattgagaaaagaaaatgtgttTATAACAATTTCACAACTTTTTCCTCCTTCCAATCTTCCAACTTCTCAAACTTTCCTCCATTTCATTGATCCAAAGACTTAAAACCCACATCCAACAATAAATCATCTTAAAAAGATGAACTCCTTCTGTACTGTTGTCCTTTAGTTTTTCAATAAAtcggtggtttatccacatttacctcaaaaaaaaaaaaaacctaatggAAAATATCTAGAATCtaattaagaagcataatatcTGAACACATTCCTACTGAGTTTCAAAGGGAACAATTCATGATCTCATACTATGATCActaaattgaaagaaaataagCATTTCATGCTGGAAAAATTATCCGGAAAAAAGCAAGATTACCTTCATCTATCTCAAACTCTTCGAACTCGTCATCATCCTCGAAGAGATCGATCTTTGCATCTTCCGACACAG includes the following:
- the LOC120266800 gene encoding pentatricopeptide repeat-containing protein At3g63370, chloroplastic-like, with translation MIILCSKLIRPVRLYSNVSLLSELFALEKKYAILLRDFAEARAISHGEALHSRILKTIPNPDLFLCNSLINMYSKCGFVQNARRVFDEMPERDVISWNTIIDGYFLAEMFPYVLQFFRCMLHSGVALDEFSFTSICRSCLALEAFGNGLAVHCLVIKCGFGGNAFVANGLVEVYAKCHFLRESLKVFVDVEHKDIVLVNTLIGLLAKAGNFEEAFLIFLDNVLIASMWPERATFLLIC
- the LOC120266801 gene encoding pentatricopeptide repeat-containing protein At4g13650-like gives rise to the protein MIDNVLLACVLSVAADYECLQIGNQLHATVLKLKCESNPYIVHALIDMYAKCRSMGDALKLFQQIGGNRIQLSWTIMISGYVHNGSSAKALQFFYNMNREEAISADSVACVSVLMGCTDLQAIDQGEQVHTFVIKSGYEADILVQTALFSLYSNCECSKMGSNQNQFTLASALTAASRATSTQTGKVLHALVIKTGLDTNTSVGHAQHGNVTELLSIFEEMLNHELKPDSITFLAILNGCSHEAVNFIQGTGCKAGPEILRVFISSCATAGLVQLGLAAAARMVVSGLTNNSAHVLLSNLYALDEKWIDARRIREAAQTDHTYIKEAGKSWISC
- the LOC120267523 gene encoding protein DELETION OF SUV3 SUPPRESSOR 1(I)-like — translated: MATENKPAVSEDAKIDLFEDDDEFEEFEIDEEWDDKEGKETLQQWEDDWDDDDVNDDFSLQLKNELDSNSQKK